The Helicobacter cetorum MIT 00-7128 region ACTATATCTTTGAAACACCTCATCAGCACTAGACCTAAACGATATTGTTATTTTCTTCTTTTGGTAGGAAATCTCATGCGTGCTAAAATTATAGCAACTCTCATTATTAATCGTATTAATAGTGTTATTACCACCATTTATGGTTAGATTATGGCTATTTATATGGCTGTTATTTGCAATAATGCTATCTCCATTCACACTAATATCATGGGCAACTATGCTTGCTTTACTAGATTGATTTTGTTCCTTTTCATTTTTGGCGAATTTGACAAAAAAATCTTTCAAACTATTCATAAAATCAAGAATATTTTTCAGCATTTCCATAAAAACTCCTAATTTTCTTAAAAAAATAAATTATAAAATATTTTAATATAATTTTTTAGTTTTTTAATAAATTATTTATAAAAATAACATAATTAAAAATATTAAAAATACTTACCAAGTAAATTTATTTCTTGCTAAGCATTGGTAATTCTACATATTTAAACTTCCCTATAAACCACCTTAAAAACATAAAACACCCCCACCAGCAAAACTAAGCCCACTATAAGGGCGAGCACATTAGAATGCGTAAAACTTGCAACCATTAAACTTACCATGCTACAAAGCATCGTAATAGTCGCATAAGGAAGTTGCGTGATGAAATGGCTTTGCACTGAGCATCCTGCCCCTGTAGCTGATAAAATGGTGGTATCAGAAATAGGGCTAGTATGGTCTCCATAAACCGCTCCAGAAAGAATGGCTGAAACAATCAAAATAATATCGCTTTCATTTGCCATACTCGCTCCAATAGGTAGCATGATAGCAAACGCCCCCCAGCTTGTGCCGGTAGAAAATGCGATAAACCCAGAGATTAAAAAAAAGATTAAAGGCATATACACACTGCCCCCACTACTTAAAAATTCTTTGCTAACTTGAGCCAGATACAACCCCGTTTGCATATCATCTCTAATTACAGGTCCAATAGCCCAAGCAAGCGTTAAGACTAAAATCGCTGAACTCATGCTCTTAAATCCAGCGATGATAATGCTTAAAAAACTCCCTTTTTCTAAAAACCTGTAAGCCAAAAGGTAAGTGATAACAAGCGAAAACAACCCCCCATAAAAAAGCGAAAAACTCGCATCAGTGTTTTTCAAAACATATCCGGTGTAAAAAATCAGCGATGAAATGGACACAATCAATAACAAAATAGAAATAGGCAATAAACTTAAGGGGGCTAGTTTTGAAACATTTTCTTCTTGCTCACTATAGAAATCCTTAACCCCTACATTTTGATACTTTTTCATACTAGGAAGATTGATTTGCCATAAAATCGTAAGAAATACTGCAAAAAGCGCAAAAATCGCATAATAATTACTACTCAAGCTTTGAATTAGCACTGAAAAACTATCTTCTAACAAAGGGGATTTGTCATTATCCATAATCCCCATAATATAAGCTCCCCAGCTTGAAATTGGCACAAGTAGGCATACCGGCGCTGAAGTGGAATCTATGATATAGGCTAGTCGCTCTCGTGTAGAATTATGAGCGTCATTGAGAGATTTTGAGATTTGTCCTACGGTTAAGGCGTTAAAATAATCATCAATAAAGATAATAATACCTGCAAAAAAGGCGATAAATTCGGGAGTTTTAGCGTTTTTAGCATATTTTTTAGCTTTTTTAACAAAGTTTTGCACGCTACCACTTTTAAAAATCAATTGACTTAAAATGCCTAAAAGGATTAAAAAGCCAAAAACATAGAGATTAGAAAGATTAAATTCTAAACGCTTATGATTAGAAGCATCGCTTTTATAGGTGTAAAAAACTGAAGTAATTTTTTGATAAACATACTCAAGAATACTAAAGAAGTCTAAAGAATATAATAAAAACGCACTTGCTAAAATCCCCACAAACAAGGAGAGAGCCACACGCTTAGTCAGCACCACCATCACAATCACACTGACTGGAACAATAAGACTCAAAGCTGATAATCCCACAGGACAAAATCCTTTAAAAAATGGTCAAATTTCAATTAAAAGAGACAATAAATATTTAAGCCATGCCTACCACAACATGAGCGTAAACATTCTCGTTGCAAAATGAGGGAATGAACTTGTAAAAACAAATCGCTTAAAGGATTTTCATTCAAGTGGCCGGGAGAGAGGGATTCGAACCCCCGGAGGTATTACCCTCAACGGTTTTCAAGACCGCCGCTTTCAACCACTCAGCCATCTCCCGCTTTCTCAATAAATTACGCCTTTGCAAAAACCTCAAATATCTCATTTGGAGGCGACACCCGGATTTGAACCGGGGAATCAAGGTTTTGCAGACCCATGCCTTACCACTTGGCTATGTCGCCCTATCTTTAAATGAAATTACAAACAACATTAAAAAAATTTAAAATATCATCGTGGTGCCCAAAGCCGGACTTGAACCGGCACGGTATTGCTACCGAGGGATTTTAAGTCCCTTGTGTCTACCAATTCCACCACCTGGGCAAATCTAATAGAAACTGCTTGCATAAGAGTAATATTAAACATCAAAGTATGGAGCGGGAAACGGGGATCGAACCCGCGGCCCCGACCTTGGCAAGGTCGTGCTCTACCACTGAGCTATTCCCGCACCTAAATTTCAAAAAACAACAAGCGCTATTATAACTAAAGCAAAATTAAAAATCAAGACTTTATGAAAATTTATTTGTTTTATTTGGTTAATAGTCTTAATTTTGGCCTAAAAAGCTCAAAAAATTTCATTGCAAGCTCCTTTGGTTACAGCAATAGTAGGACTATTTTTTATCATCATTCAAAATCTAGCCCAAGTATGGGTAAAAATTTTACAACTTAAAACAAACAAATTCTTTTAAAAGCGAAATCATTCATATTGTTTTCCTTTTTTTATTTTGTTTAAACGATAATAACCACTAGAATTAACATTTTAAACTAAGGAGTTTTTCATTATGAAACAAGTCATTCATTCAGAATTAGCCCCAAAAGCTATAGGTCCTTATTCTCAAGCCATTAGCACTAATAATCTCGTGTTTGTCTCTGGGCAATTAGGCATTGATGTAGCCACAAGCGAGTTTAAGGGCGCAGATATTCACGCTCAAACCACGCAAGCTATGGAAAATATCAAAGCGATTTTAAAAGAAGCTAACTTAGGCATGGAAAGTGTAGTAAAAACCACTATCTTATTAAAGAGCCTAGATGATTTTGCAATTGTTAATGAAATCTATGGGAGCTATTTTAAAGAGCCCTATCCAGCTAGAGCGACCTTTCAAGTGGCTAAACTCCCTAAAGACGCTCTAGTGGAAATTGAAGCCATTGCCGTTAAATAAATTATCACCTTATTGAGATAGAGGGATTTATAAATATGAAAAAAGATATCATCATTATAGGCGGTGGGATTGTAGGGCTTTCTTGTGCGTATTCTATGCATAAATTAGGCCATAAGGTCTGTGTGATTGAAAAAGGCGATGGCACTAATTGCACTTCTTTTGGAAATGCAGGACTTATTTCCCCCTTTAAGGAGGCTCCGCTTGCAAGTCCGGGTGTGGTGCTAGATACCCTAAAGCTCATGCTTAAAAACCAAGCTCCACTAAAATTCCACTTTGGACTTAATCCCAAGCTATTTAAATGGATTTATAAATTCATACAAAGTGCTAATGCTAAATCTAAACATCGCACCATGGCATTATTTGAACGCTATGGGTGGCTTAGTATAGAGATGTATCACCAAATGCTAGAAGATGGCATGGACTTTTGGTATAAAGAAGATGGGCTTTTGATGATTTATACTTTGCAAGAAAATTTTGAAAAGAAACTCAAAACTTGTGATGATAGCGGTGCTTATAAAATTCTCAATCCTAAAGAAACTCAAGAATACATGCCTATTGCTAAAGACAATATCTGTGGTAGTGTGCTTTTAACAGAAAATGCCCATGTTGATCCGGGTGAAGTTATGCTTTCTTTACAAAAATATCTTAAAGAGGTTGGCGTGGAGTTTCGCTACAATGAAGAGGTTATAGATTTTGAATTTAAAAGCAATCTTGTAGATAGCATTATTACCAATAAAGGGCGACTTCAAGCTGAAAAAATTATTTTGGCTACTGGAGCTAACCCTACCACAATCAAAAAAACCAAGAATGATTTCTTAATGATGGGCGCAAAGGGCTATAGTATTACTTTCAAAATGCCTGAAGAACTAAAACCAAAAACCTCTTCTTTATTTGCAGATATTTTTATGGCAATGACCCCTAGAAGAGACACGGTAAGAATCACCTCAAAACTAGAGCTCAATACCAGTAACCCTCTTGTTGATAAAGAACAAATAGAAAACATGAAAAGAAATCTAGCCACTTTTACCCATGCCTTTGAGATGAAAGACCCTATAGAGTGGTGTGGCTTTAGACCTTTAACGCCTAATGATATTCCCTACTTAGGCTTTGATAAACAATTTAAGAATTTAATCCATGCTACAGGACTTGGTTGGCTTGGCATCACTTTTGGACCTGCTATTGGAAAACTTATTGCTGATTTGAGTAAAGATGGGGCTAATGAGAAAAATACTGATATAATGCTATTTTCTGCATTTTTTAGGGACTAATATTTCTAAGAAATCTATTGTTTTCAATTCTTTCAAGGGGTTTTTTATATGCAAACCATTGATTTAATCGTGCGCTCGTTGTCTAATCTCATATGGGGGATTCCTATGCAAATCCTTCTAGTTGGAACGGGCTTATTTTTGACTTTTTATCTCAAAGGCTTGCAATTTAGCAAACTCTTTTATGCAATTAAAATTCTCTTTGGCAAAGAATCCCAATCTAAAGGCGATATTTCGCAGTTTTCAGCTCTTATGCTCTCTTTGGGAGCAACGGTAGGCATTGGGAGTATTGTGGGCGTTGCCACAGCAATTAGTGTTGCAGGGCCTGGGGCTGTATTTTGGATGTGGGCTACAGGATTAGTTGGCATGGCAACCAAATATGCTGAATCTATCCTAGCTGTAAAATACCGAGAGGAAGGTTCCCTAGGTTATAAGGGTGGGCCTATGTATTACATTAAGAATGGTCTTAAAATGCCAAAACTTGCTATGGCATTTGCAATTTTTACCATTATTGCAAGCATTGGCACGGGAAATATGACTCAATCTAATGCGGTCTCTTCAATTTTAAGCGAGCAAATTTCCCTACCTACTTGGGTTTCTGGGCTATTGCTCACGCTTTTAACTGCTATTATTGTAGTGGGCGGGATTAAATCTATTGGAAAGTTTACTTCTTATTTTGCTCCTGTTATGGTGCTTTTATATGTTGTTGCTGTTGGCTATATTATCTCAACCAATTTTGACCTTGCCCTACATGCAATACAACTTATCTTTGAACAAGCCTTTAATCCAAAGCCTGTTGTAGGTGGAGCCACAGGAGCTCTGATTGCAACAATGATAAAAACCGGTATTGCTAGAGGTCTATATTCTAATGAGGCAGGTTTGGGAAGTTCAGCCATTATTGCTGCAAGCGCTCAAACGCACCACCCTGTGCGTCAAGCTCTAGTATCAATGCTACAAACTTTTATTGTAACACTTATTGTTTGCACCGCTACTGCTACAATTATCTTAATGGCACCTGAATGGCATACCTTATTGCCTAATGGCGAAAGATTGAGTGCTAATCTTTTAACCTTAAAAAGCACCGAATATTTCTTGGGCTCTGTAGGGGCATTCATTATTTTTGCAACCATGATATTTTTTGCCTATTCTACTATTATTGGTTGGGCATACTATGGCGAAAAGTGCACAGAATATGCCTTTGGAGCGAGCAAAATCAAATATTATCGCTTATTGTTTCTTGTTTGTATTATGGTGGGCGCACTTGCTAAAATTGATTTTGTATGGAATTTAGCTGATTTGGCTAATGGACTTATGGCTATTCCTAACCTTATTGCTCTTATTTTATTGCATAAGGTTGTCTATTCTGAAACACGCTGGTATTTCAGCAAGCAAAACCTCAATCAGTGATATTTTAATGTTACAAAGAGCAAGTTTTGTGGAAGTTAATGTCTCCGCCTTAAGGCATAATTTCAATCTTGCCAAGACCTCTATCCCTAAGAATACTCATATTATGGCA contains the following coding sequences:
- a CDS encoding RidA family protein; protein product: MKQVIHSELAPKAIGPYSQAISTNNLVFVSGQLGIDVATSEFKGADIHAQTTQAMENIKAILKEANLGMESVVKTTILLKSLDDFAIVNEIYGSYFKEPYPARATFQVAKLPKDALVEIEAIAVK
- a CDS encoding alanine/glycine:cation symporter family protein, with the protein product MQTIDLIVRSLSNLIWGIPMQILLVGTGLFLTFYLKGLQFSKLFYAIKILFGKESQSKGDISQFSALMLSLGATVGIGSIVGVATAISVAGPGAVFWMWATGLVGMATKYAESILAVKYREEGSLGYKGGPMYYIKNGLKMPKLAMAFAIFTIIASIGTGNMTQSNAVSSILSEQISLPTWVSGLLLTLLTAIIVVGGIKSIGKFTSYFAPVMVLLYVVAVGYIISTNFDLALHAIQLIFEQAFNPKPVVGGATGALIATMIKTGIARGLYSNEAGLGSSAIIAASAQTHHPVRQALVSMLQTFIVTLIVCTATATIILMAPEWHTLLPNGERLSANLLTLKSTEYFLGSVGAFIIFATMIFFAYSTIIGWAYYGEKCTEYAFGASKIKYYRLLFLVCIMVGALAKIDFVWNLADLANGLMAIPNLIALILLHKVVYSETRWYFSKQNLNQ
- a CDS encoding Na+/H+ antiporter NhaC family protein; translated protein: MGLSALSLIVPVSVIVMVVLTKRVALSLFVGILASAFLLYSLDFFSILEYVYQKITSVFYTYKSDASNHKRLEFNLSNLYVFGFLILLGILSQLIFKSGSVQNFVKKAKKYAKNAKTPEFIAFFAGIIIFIDDYFNALTVGQISKSLNDAHNSTRERLAYIIDSTSAPVCLLVPISSWGAYIMGIMDNDKSPLLEDSFSVLIQSLSSNYYAIFALFAVFLTILWQINLPSMKKYQNVGVKDFYSEQEENVSKLAPLSLLPISILLLIVSISSLIFYTGYVLKNTDASFSLFYGGLFSLVITYLLAYRFLEKGSFLSIIIAGFKSMSSAILVLTLAWAIGPVIRDDMQTGLYLAQVSKEFLSSGGSVYMPLIFFLISGFIAFSTGTSWGAFAIMLPIGASMANESDIILIVSAILSGAVYGDHTSPISDTTILSATGAGCSVQSHFITQLPYATITMLCSMVSLMVASFTHSNVLALIVGLVLLVGVFYVFKVVYREV
- a CDS encoding NAD(P)/FAD-dependent oxidoreductase: MKKDIIIIGGGIVGLSCAYSMHKLGHKVCVIEKGDGTNCTSFGNAGLISPFKEAPLASPGVVLDTLKLMLKNQAPLKFHFGLNPKLFKWIYKFIQSANAKSKHRTMALFERYGWLSIEMYHQMLEDGMDFWYKEDGLLMIYTLQENFEKKLKTCDDSGAYKILNPKETQEYMPIAKDNICGSVLLTENAHVDPGEVMLSLQKYLKEVGVEFRYNEEVIDFEFKSNLVDSIITNKGRLQAEKIILATGANPTTIKKTKNDFLMMGAKGYSITFKMPEELKPKTSSLFADIFMAMTPRRDTVRITSKLELNTSNPLVDKEQIENMKRNLATFTHAFEMKDPIEWCGFRPLTPNDIPYLGFDKQFKNLIHATGLGWLGITFGPAIGKLIADLSKDGANEKNTDIMLFSAFFRD